One window of the Salvia miltiorrhiza cultivar Shanhuang (shh) chromosome 6, IMPLAD_Smil_shh, whole genome shotgun sequence genome contains the following:
- the LOC130987648 gene encoding putative glycine-rich cell wall structural protein 1, whose product MAKLKSCALLALLVMSTLATVSQSRVARKDLGLDLGGLGGGLGLGIGAGVGIGIGGGGSGSGAGAGSGAGSGGGGSSSSSSSSSSSSSSSNGGGGGGGAGSEAGSSAGSRAGSGSGGAGSEAGSSAGSRAGSRAGSGGNRG is encoded by the coding sequence atgGCAAAGTTGAAGTCGTGTGCACTTCTAGCTTTGCTAGTTATGTCAACACTTGCAACGGTGTCCCAAAGCCGAGTCGCGAGGAAAGACCTCGGCTTGGACTTGGGCGGCTTAGGCGGCGGCTTGGGACTCGGCATCGGTGCAGGAGTCGGCATTGGGATAGGAGGCGGCGGTAGCGGCTCCGGAGCCGGGGCTGGCTCGGGCGCCGGCTCGGGTGGGGGTggaagctcgagctcgagttcgagctcgagctcatccAGTTCGAGCTCGaatggaggtggaggtggtgggGGTGCAGGCTCGGAAGCGGGCTCCTCCGCGGGATCACGGGCTGGATCGGGTTCGGGTGGTGCCGGTTCGGAAGCGGGCTCATCTGCCGGGTCGAGGGCCGGATCACGGGCCGGATCGGGTGGCAACCGTGGATGA